The following coding sequences are from one Leishmania major strain Friedlin complete genome, chromosome 36 window:
- a CDS encoding l6202.3-like protein has protein sequence MADALPSGDRTTATTVGAAASHRAEEERQQAEKMALSQQLSEVERQLSEASQSVVALEKGEHPLAVDVSEAERVVASLRAKEAAARQQRAEEEAQIRQAACANAVETVHARDVEEEMREYRGQCVQRLQQHVEDLMQAVQEQQMRTATLRAEWEAAVTRETQDDSESSMFEALLLRVQDGVRHLKRRLSLQCSRVLAESSRVYLGSARQQRVEIFANDTAARARTLAEHRARREEEAAAFHDMCRRTFQERADSAFGATKAAFEAAHRYHDNERRQRVAAFQCRLASMTERSREMLEQQVHRLLEQECAITITQQDAAAKEWAARQKELTAQLQAFRSRADVEVCLLQEGCGVHRASVGSLSQTPAAPVPAQEALRSDLNRARARMGQLALSLRIKHEQQSCTSYARMATRAVDYQGTGDACRTGNSPLSSSFSVAQISEEWQRSLVSLQHSRETLRSTISDVKEASRGYAAQLQQRRTQLMQQQEDVKAIRAEWEQAARGQLSRCLTAASSQVPVHVGLTTHALDNLSRRVGVILRAHQSLRTARTTFTANLGTWSKSLTDYRVDTERLLADVFQQLDLLRERSVQMEVDQLTLQSLQAQVDVLEQHVTEGARRLALRKRCVDAFVKRLRAGLGQSHTLPSSRDSRLLPARHKEQSTHVTQTFKDANSISASCGAASPAGAAAVVSDADRQAKRAKKRAPPHKRALKQTPSSLAHIRASPAATCSLVTRINRVTSRRGSDHSQEGRRAATAGITPRTGLTTSDVDVLGRCSPYSILPTLEGNRPYAVAEKSTSSFSSVPAYGSSAVHDSSAAVDAEADEEEGRGESDFTTDLMSFGDDHGSFLDTPATCTR, from the coding sequence ATGGCAGACGCTCTTCCGTCTGGCGACCGCACTACTGCCACCAccgttggtgctgctgcctcacaccgcgcggaggaggagaggcagcaggCAGAGAAAATGGCTCTTAGTCAACAGCTCTCTGAAGTGGAGCGTCAATTGAGCGAGGCGTCGCAGAGCGTAGTCGCCCTTGAGAAAGGCGAGCATCCGCTTGCGGTCGACGTGTCCGAAGCCGAGCGTGTGGTGGCTTCCCTCAGGGCCAAAGAGGCTGCGGCTCGTCAGCAAAgagcagaagaggaggcTCAAATCCGGCAAGCGGCTTGCGCAAACGCAGTCGAGACTGTGCATGCGagggacgtggaggaggagatgcgcgAGTATCGCGGCCAATGcgtccagcgcctccagcagcatGTAGAGGATCTCATGCAGGCcgtgcaggagcagcagatgcgcacTGCCACCCTTCGAGCAGAGTGGGAGGCCGCCGTCACACGTGAGACGCAGGATGACAGTGAATCCTCCATGTTTGAAGCCCTACTGCTTCGTGTGCAGGACGGTGTACGTCATTTGAAGCGACGACTGTCGTTACAATGCAGCCGCGTCTTGGCGGAGAGTTCCCGTGTGTACTTGGGGtcagcgcggcagcagcgagtcgAGATCTTTGCCAATGACACGGCAGCCCGTGCACGAACGCTGGCGGAGCACCGAGCTcggcgcgaggaggaggcagccgcgTTCCACGATATGTGTCGCCGCACCTTTCAGGAGCGCGCAGACTCCGCCTTTGGTGCTACCAAGGCTGCCTTCGAAGCGGCACACCGCTACCATGACAACGAGCGTCGTCAGCGTGTAGCCGCCTTCCAGTGCCGGCTCGCTTCCATGACAGAGCGAAGCCGCGAGatgctggagcagcaggtgcaccgCCTACTCGAGCAGGAGTGTGCGATCACCATCACGCAGCAGGACGCGGCCGCAAAGGAGTGGGCGGCGCGTCAAAAAGAGCTAACGGCGCAGCTCCAAGCATTTCGCTCGCGTGCGGATGTGGAGGTCTGCCTGCTGCAGGAAGGCTGCGGGGTGCATCGTGCCTCTGTTGGGTCGCTGTCTcagacgccggcggcgcccgtaccggcgcaggaggcgctgcgcagcgactTGAaccgtgcgcgtgcgcgaaTGGGGCAGCTCGCGCTCTCGTTGCGCATCAAACACGAGCAGCAGTCGTGCACCTCATATGCACGGATGGCTACCCGCGCGGTCGACTACCAGGGCACTGGTGACGCGTGCCGTACGGGGAACTCGCCCTTGTCTTCGTCTTTTTCAGTGGCGCAAATCAGCGAGGAATGGCAGCGCTCCCTCGTCTCcctgcagcacagccgcgAGACACTTCGGAGCACCATATCCGATGTCAAGGAGGCGAGCCGTGGCtatgctgcgcagctgcagcagcgccgcacgcagctcatgcagcagcaggaggatgTCAAGGCCATTCGCGCCGAATGGGAGCAGGCGGCTCGTGGGCAGCTGTCGAGATGCCTGACAGCAGCGAGCTCACAAGTGCCTGTCCACGTTGGCCTCACGACCCACGCTCTCGACAACTTGAGTCGACGTGTTGGTGTCATCCTGCGAGCCCATCAATCGCTGCGCACGGCTCGGACCACTTTCACAGCGAATCTCGGAACGTGGTCAAAGTCCCTTACTGACTACCGCGTCGACACGGAACGCCTTCTTGCCGACGTTTTTCAGCAGCTCGACCTCCTTCGAGAACGAAGTGTTCAGATGGAGGTGGACCAGTTGACGTTGCAGTCCTTGCAGGCGCAGGTCGACGTGCTTGAGCAGCACGTGACGGAGGGGGCAAGGCGGCTGGCCCTCCGCAAGCGGTGTGTCGACGCTTTTGTGAAGCGCCTTCGGGCAGGTTTGGGTCAGTCGCACACGCTCCCAAGCTCGCGCGATTCTCGACTGTTGCCAGCGAGGCACAAGGAACAATCAACGCACGTGACGCAGACCTTCAAGGACGCCAACAGCATTTCAGCGAGTTGCGGTGCAGCGAGCCctgccggtgcggcggcggtggtgtccgATGCGGACCGTCAGGCGAAGCGTGCAAAGAAGCGAGCGCCTCCGCACAAAAGGGCACTGAAGCAAACGCCATCCTCGTTAGCACACATAAGGGCGTCCCCTGCGGCTACCTGTTCCCTTGTAACGCGCATAAACCGTGTGACAagtcgccgcggcagcgaccaCTCGCAGGAGGGTCGGCGCGCCGCTACCGCTGGCATAACACCAAGGACGGGATTGACCACGTCGGACGTCGACGTGCTTGGCCGCTGCTCCCCGTATTCTATTCTTCCAACGCTCGAAGGGAACCGCCCGTATGCCGTGGCCGAGAAATCGACCTCTTCGTTTTCCTCCGTGCCCGCCTACGGCTCTTCCGCTGTGCACGACTCCTCCGCCGCAGTGGATGCGGAGgccgatgaggaggagggaaggggggaaagCGATTTCACCACCGATCTTATGTCCTTTGGGGATGACCATGGCAGCTTCCTCGATACACCGGCCACCTGTACTCGGTGA